One genomic segment of Streptomyces sp. RerS4 includes these proteins:
- a CDS encoding Rrf2 family transcriptional regulator has product MRLTRFTDLALRVLMRLAVEESDLPTTREVAASMEVPYTHTAKVVARLQHLGLVEARRGRGGGLALTPAGRAASVGGVVRELEGSGDVVDCDGNVPCPLRGACVLRGALRRAQEAFYAALDPLTVNELVATPTGPVLLALSAGGSRTGPGDGMAE; this is encoded by the coding sequence ATGCGGCTGACCCGATTCACCGACCTGGCGCTGCGCGTCCTGATGCGCCTGGCCGTCGAGGAGAGCGACCTCCCGACGACGCGCGAGGTCGCGGCGAGCATGGAGGTCCCGTACACCCACACCGCGAAGGTCGTGGCCCGACTGCAACACCTCGGTCTGGTCGAGGCCCGGCGCGGCCGGGGCGGCGGGCTCGCCCTCACCCCGGCGGGGCGCGCGGCCTCGGTGGGCGGGGTGGTGCGCGAGCTGGAGGGTTCGGGCGACGTCGTGGACTGCGACGGGAACGTCCCGTGCCCGCTGCGCGGGGCGTGCGTCCTGCGCGGGGCGCTGCGCCGGGCGCAAGAGGCCTTCTACGCCGCCCTCGACCCGCTGACGGTGAACGAGCTGGTGGCGACCCCGACGGGCCCCGTCCTGCTGGCCCTTTCGGCCGGCGGCTCGCGGACCGGACCCGGGGACGGGATGGCCGAGTAG